In Candidatus Bathyarchaeota archaeon, one genomic interval encodes:
- a CDS encoding 6-phosphofructokinase — MKNIGVVTSGGNAPGMNAAIRAVVRIAYSKNFQVLGFKRGWEGLITNTFKTLTPRSVGGILQLGGTILYTSRCPRFRKRDGVKKAIETLASNNVGGLVVIGGNGSFKGALELSEETDTLIVGIPATIDNDVFGTDETIGFDTAVNTAVTEIDKIRDTAISHERVFIVEVMGRKRGFLALTVGLTAGAEIILVPEVEHEKEKIFKTLKENSAKGKRSGIIVATEGIGDTHKLAREIEENTGAEVRLSILGYAQRGGNPTARSRLLSSLFADKAVELLSKEQGNRIVGLQKGRITSIKLEKSCKTEKPLDLNLLKLANILAT; from the coding sequence TTGAAGAATATAGGTGTGGTCACAAGTGGTGGAAATGCGCCTGGCATGAACGCTGCTATTCGAGCAGTTGTCCGCATCGCTTATTCAAAGAATTTTCAAGTTTTAGGTTTTAAGAGGGGGTGGGAAGGTTTGATAACAAACACGTTTAAGACGTTAACCCCCCGCTCTGTTGGTGGAATACTACAACTGGGCGGCACTATTCTTTATACATCAAGGTGCCCACGGTTTAGAAAGAGAGACGGGGTTAAGAAAGCTATTGAAACTCTTGCCTCGAACAATGTTGGCGGACTCGTAGTTATCGGTGGTAACGGCTCTTTCAAAGGAGCTTTAGAATTAAGCGAAGAAACCGACACGTTAATAGTTGGAATTCCCGCAACAATCGACAATGATGTTTTTGGAACAGATGAAACGATAGGCTTTGACACAGCTGTAAACACCGCTGTCACCGAGATCGACAAAATCCGAGATACAGCAATTTCCCACGAAAGAGTCTTCATAGTTGAGGTTATGGGACGGAAAAGGGGGTTTCTCGCATTAACAGTGGGACTGACTGCGGGAGCCGAAATAATTCTGGTTCCAGAAGTCGAACATGAAAAGGAGAAAATCTTCAAAACACTAAAGGAAAACAGCGCTAAAGGAAAGAGGTCAGGCATAATCGTGGCAACGGAAGGAATCGGAGACACCCATAAACTTGCAAGAGAAATCGAAGAAAACACAGGGGCAGAGGTTAGGCTTAGCATTTTGGGATACGCTCAGAGAGGCGGCAACCCCACGGCGAGGAGCCGACTTCTATCTAGCCTATTCGCAGACAAAGCGGTTGAACTATTATCAAAGGAACAGGGAAACCGAATAGTTGGATTACAAAAAGGCAGAATAACCAGCATCAAACTTGAGAAATCATGCAAAACGGAAAAGCCTTTGGATTTAAACTTACTAAAGCTAGCGAATATACTAGCAACATAA
- a CDS encoding DUF885 domain-containing protein — protein sequence MSQIEYGKMVKQMNVDEAFEKLAQEGLQQFLDKNPEMGTFLGFHEPYDKLLSDGSIEQVYENLKLLEKWLNKMQTTMNFDELNEEHKMDWRILEKTYERFKFSTYEHRTHEKNPEALQGIGSMIFVVLTREYAPLEKRIEGIVCRLEKLPLYLEQFRRSFEKCVPVKLWTEIGIEQGQQILGFFQFLIAVTKGRISEELHQRLQKAIADLRQPLNGHLEWLKALLSKAKADWVLGREKFEKLLKLRELGMSADEIHELGVKFLREIKEERARLAEKISPGKTVEEVMKEIQADAPKTFEEALEFTRKEMERAKNFVLEHDIATIDEREKLHVTETPSFMAPLIPFAALWLPGKYEKTQEGIYIVTRPKNIKDLGKDANYASIPNTAVHEAYPGHFLQTSRSNRLGSFIRFLAQGTETIEGWAHYCEEMMMEHGFQGGLKSRFMQVNDIIWRAVRMIVDVELSCGKMSFDEAVNMLVKETGMSKNGAVAEVRRYTQTPGYALSYLLGKHLMLKLRDEVKDKMGDKYSEKFFHDVITANGYLPISKLREIFEQKLGKL from the coding sequence ATGTCTCAAATAGAATATGGCAAAATGGTGAAACAAATGAATGTAGACGAAGCATTTGAGAAGCTTGCTCAAGAAGGCTTGCAGCAGTTCTTGGACAAAAACCCTGAAATGGGTACCTTTCTAGGTTTCCATGAGCCCTACGATAAGTTGCTTTCTGATGGCAGCATAGAACAAGTGTACGAAAACTTGAAATTACTGGAAAAATGGCTTAACAAGATGCAGACAACGATGAACTTTGATGAACTTAACGAAGAACATAAAATGGATTGGAGGATACTCGAAAAGACTTACGAAAGGTTCAAGTTTTCCACATACGAACATCGTACGCATGAGAAAAATCCTGAAGCCTTACAAGGCATTGGTTCTATGATTTTCGTAGTGCTGACTAGGGAATATGCGCCCTTAGAGAAAAGAATCGAAGGCATTGTTTGTCGACTAGAAAAGTTACCGTTATACCTAGAGCAGTTTCGAAGGAGTTTTGAAAAATGTGTGCCAGTAAAGTTATGGACTGAAATCGGTATTGAACAAGGCCAACAAATACTTGGTTTCTTCCAGTTTCTTATCGCTGTGACAAAAGGGAGAATCTCAGAAGAGCTCCATCAAAGACTTCAAAAGGCAATTGCAGACTTACGTCAACCACTTAATGGACATCTTGAGTGGCTGAAAGCACTGTTGTCAAAGGCAAAGGCTGACTGGGTGCTTGGAAGGGAAAAGTTTGAAAAACTCTTGAAACTTAGAGAACTCGGAATGAGTGCTGATGAAATTCACGAATTAGGAGTAAAGTTCCTTAGAGAAATAAAAGAGGAAAGAGCTAGACTAGCTGAGAAGATTTCTCCTGGGAAGACTGTTGAAGAAGTAATGAAAGAAATACAAGCTGACGCTCCCAAAACCTTTGAAGAAGCGTTAGAATTTACACGAAAAGAAATGGAACGAGCAAAAAACTTTGTACTTGAACATGACATTGCGACAATTGACGAAAGAGAAAAGCTTCATGTTACAGAAACGCCTTCATTTATGGCCCCCTTAATTCCCTTTGCAGCGTTATGGTTGCCAGGGAAATATGAAAAGACTCAAGAAGGAATCTACATCGTAACCCGTCCGAAAAACATCAAAGACTTGGGCAAGGATGCGAATTACGCAAGCATACCAAACACTGCAGTACACGAAGCTTACCCAGGACATTTCTTGCAAACCTCACGTTCAAACCGTCTTGGCTCTTTCATTCGATTTCTTGCTCAAGGAACAGAAACCATAGAGGGTTGGGCGCATTACTGTGAAGAGATGATGATGGAACACGGTTTTCAAGGAGGCTTGAAATCTAGGTTCATGCAGGTAAATGACATCATATGGCGTGCTGTAAGAATGATAGTTGATGTCGAACTTTCCTGCGGAAAAATGAGCTTCGACGAAGCAGTCAATATGCTAGTGAAAGAAACCGGAATGTCAAAGAATGGTGCAGTTGCTGAGGTTCGCAGATATACGCAGACGCCTGGATACGCGCTCTCATATCTTCTCGGTAAGCATTTAATGTTAAAGTTGCGAGACGAAGTAAAGGATAAAATGGGCGACAAATACAGTGAAAAATTCTTCCATGATGTCATAACAGCCAACGGATATCTCCCTATATCAAAGCTCAGAGAAATCTTCGAACAGAAACTTGGAAAACTATGA
- a CDS encoding NDP-sugar synthase — MNAKELRCFIPVGGQAKRLRPLTHDVSKPCVRFLNRSLIEFSMVTLAEQGVRHFIFGECGYTNYSNLFDQYGEGVGFSAKYRISPRVHIKHQPNFDDLGSADSYRLNMEYYDVKDPVLVVQGDNLFDIDLDDLIKKHEEKGALMTIALTKVEKTEGYGIAELDKDVRIKRFIEKPPADRAPSNLANAGIYLLSPEVRREVESEQVKKIIEERRRLDFGFDFIPYLVDKGFPVYGYELKVWYDVGSPENYLKAMHDVLHGKLDIRVSERRILPDRNVWVQGYSGESIKRREEILRKIRENKLSIEGAALIGRHTRIGDHSKIADSNVDNFCVLGEHVSIERSAILDAAKIGDYANVSDSVLGRKVIVESTRESPTRIESASVIGNAVHIGEGCKIIKTRINPNLTILPSMTYIEKFLKNYEDVAQLATQESLNST, encoded by the coding sequence ATGAACGCGAAGGAATTGAGATGCTTTATTCCAGTTGGTGGTCAAGCGAAAAGGTTAAGACCCTTGACGCACGATGTGTCAAAGCCTTGTGTCAGGTTTTTGAATAGGTCGTTGATCGAATTTTCGATGGTAACACTGGCTGAACAGGGTGTAAGGCATTTCATTTTTGGAGAGTGTGGTTATACTAATTATTCAAACCTCTTCGATCAGTATGGAGAAGGAGTTGGATTTTCAGCAAAGTATAGGATTTCGCCGAGAGTGCATATTAAACATCAACCAAACTTTGACGACTTGGGAAGTGCTGATTCTTACAGGCTGAACATGGAATATTATGATGTTAAGGATCCAGTGCTTGTTGTACAGGGTGACAACCTCTTTGACATCGATCTCGATGACTTGATCAAGAAGCACGAAGAAAAAGGAGCATTGATGACCATTGCTCTAACAAAAGTGGAAAAGACAGAAGGGTACGGTATAGCCGAGCTGGATAAAGATGTGAGAATTAAGAGATTTATTGAAAAGCCTCCTGCAGACAGAGCACCGAGCAATCTCGCTAACGCTGGCATATACCTTCTGTCACCTGAGGTCAGAAGGGAAGTCGAAAGTGAACAGGTCAAAAAAATAATAGAAGAGAGAAGGAGGCTTGACTTCGGTTTTGACTTCATTCCCTACTTAGTAGATAAGGGATTTCCAGTCTATGGCTACGAATTGAAAGTATGGTATGATGTAGGAAGTCCAGAAAACTATCTAAAAGCCATGCACGATGTTCTTCATGGAAAGTTGGACATAAGAGTCTCCGAAAGGAGAATTCTACCAGACAGAAACGTGTGGGTTCAAGGTTACAGCGGGGAATCCATCAAAAGGCGAGAAGAAATACTCAGGAAAATCAGAGAAAACAAATTGTCCATCGAGGGCGCTGCTCTGATTGGCAGGCACACTCGAATAGGTGATCATTCCAAGATTGCCGATTCAAACGTCGACAACTTTTGTGTCCTCGGTGAGCATGTAAGCATTGAGAGATCAGCAATTTTGGATGCCGCAAAAATAGGAGATTATGCTAACGTCTCAGATAGTGTTCTAGGTAGGAAAGTTATTGTAGAGTCAACGCGTGAAAGTCCTACCCGTATTGAATCAGCCTCTGTCATCGGCAACGCGGTTCATATTGGTGAGGGTTGTAAGATCATAAAAACCAGAATCAATCCTAACCTAACAATTTTACCAAGCATGACGTACATTGAGAAGTTTCTGAAAAATTACGAAGATGTTGCTCAGTTAGCAACCCAAGAGTCGCTTAATTCAACTTGA
- a CDS encoding glycosyltransferase family 1 protein, whose protein sequence is MKMAVLVYEYPPKIVGGLGTYAAEITRKFVLLDHDVTIFTMNDDTGGLPTRELWRGIEIHRPIDIDVSDSLPDVVAEDVKKWGRGIKLFSKLLVYNYLSASKLVNELVRKEEFKYDIVVAHDWLSVMAGIAIKRELGLPLVFHVHSTEKGRTLGNGSDVVSNIEYRGAQIADMIITVSHMMKNELIRLGFPPEKIKVCYNGVDPEKYNPEKVSQEKIKELRNRYGIQDNESMVLFIGRLVGVKGADKLIAAMPHVLEKVPNVKLVIVGLGGMRSYLEALVEKSKLQDSVKFRFEFVPEQERIAHYAACDVSVFPSLYEPFGIVALEAMSMQKPVVVGATDASGMKEIVVPNGPDQCGFHINPNDPADIAWGIVNAVQDSQRKVQLGQNGRKIVLQRFTWDTSAKKTIEFYNELIGTKRPEE, encoded by the coding sequence ATGAAGATGGCGGTTCTAGTCTACGAGTATCCACCAAAGATTGTTGGAGGTTTAGGAACCTACGCTGCTGAGATTACGAGAAAGTTCGTTTTGCTAGACCACGACGTAACCATTTTTACCATGAACGACGATACGGGAGGTCTTCCAACCAGAGAACTCTGGCGAGGCATCGAAATCCATAGACCCATAGACATCGATGTGTCAGATTCTCTGCCAGACGTAGTTGCAGAAGACGTTAAAAAATGGGGCAGAGGCATCAAGTTATTCTCCAAGCTTCTTGTGTACAACTACTTAAGCGCTTCAAAACTAGTCAATGAACTCGTTCGAAAAGAGGAATTCAAATACGACATAGTGGTAGCCCACGACTGGCTCTCTGTAATGGCAGGCATCGCAATCAAAAGGGAACTGGGCTTACCCCTCGTTTTTCACGTACACTCCACAGAGAAAGGACGAACGTTAGGCAATGGATCAGACGTCGTCAGCAACATCGAATACCGCGGTGCACAGATAGCAGACATGATAATCACAGTTTCGCACATGATGAAAAATGAGCTGATAAGATTAGGTTTTCCACCAGAGAAAATCAAAGTGTGCTACAACGGGGTGGACCCAGAGAAGTATAACCCTGAAAAAGTGAGCCAAGAAAAGATAAAGGAACTAAGAAACAGATACGGAATTCAAGACAATGAATCAATGGTACTTTTCATTGGCAGACTCGTGGGGGTTAAGGGAGCGGACAAACTAATCGCAGCAATGCCCCACGTTCTAGAGAAAGTTCCAAACGTCAAACTCGTGATAGTTGGCCTCGGCGGGATGCGAAGCTACTTAGAAGCATTAGTTGAGAAATCCAAACTTCAAGACTCCGTGAAATTCCGCTTTGAATTTGTGCCAGAACAAGAGCGCATCGCCCACTACGCAGCATGCGACGTATCCGTTTTCCCAAGCCTATACGAACCCTTCGGAATTGTCGCATTAGAAGCGATGAGCATGCAAAAACCTGTAGTTGTAGGAGCTACAGATGCCAGCGGAATGAAAGAAATTGTCGTCCCAAATGGTCCAGACCAATGTGGCTTTCACATCAATCCAAACGATCCAGCAGACATCGCCTGGGGAATTGTCAACGCTGTACAAGATTCTCAGAGAAAAGTACAACTGGGTCAAAACGGCAGAAAAATAGTTCTTCAGAGGTTTACTTGGGATACATCCGCTAAAAAAACAATCGAATTCTACAATGAGTTAATTGGAACAAAACGACCTGAAGAATAG
- a CDS encoding glycosyltransferase family 1 protein, whose translation MNICIVTWEFPPRIVGGIARHCEGLAKALVRKGHEVYVITLDLPGVPYYEEIEGVKVYRTAVQLGHPEFLTWALLFNHFMEKKMAEVSRKVKFDIIHVHDWLTAFAGISFKYYLKKPMITTIHATEIGRAQGLHNPSSLTIDGIEWWSTYEASKIIVTSDSMRREVCDHFHLPWEKIEIIPNGIDLTKYNTSVDRWAVRGRYGVSPHEKLVLCVGRLVPQKGIEYLIQAIPMISQRRPEAKFIIVGDGWLRDHLEGLAQSTGYRWKTIFTGFIPDSEVIALMTSADALVVPSIYEPFGIVALEGMAAGAPVVASQIGGLAEVIEHDRTGIFAHSRNPSSIAWGVDHVLSDPDHSKWLAQNAKEMVQKTYSWEGIATKTIKVYEEVTG comes from the coding sequence ATGAACATTTGTATTGTAACGTGGGAGTTTCCGCCTCGAATCGTGGGAGGTATTGCCCGTCACTGCGAGGGCTTAGCTAAGGCGCTCGTCCGTAAGGGTCATGAAGTCTATGTTATAACTTTGGATCTTCCAGGCGTACCCTACTACGAAGAAATAGAAGGGGTCAAGGTCTATCGTACAGCAGTGCAGTTGGGCCATCCTGAGTTTCTTACATGGGCTCTTTTATTTAATCACTTTATGGAGAAGAAGATGGCAGAGGTGAGCCGAAAGGTTAAGTTCGATATTATTCATGTTCATGATTGGTTAACTGCATTTGCTGGTATCTCCTTCAAATATTACCTGAAAAAGCCGATGATCACTACCATTCATGCCACCGAAATTGGTCGAGCGCAAGGTCTTCACAATCCCAGCTCGTTAACTATTGATGGAATAGAATGGTGGTCAACATACGAGGCGAGCAAGATCATCGTGACAAGTGACTCGATGAGAAGGGAAGTTTGCGATCATTTCCATCTACCATGGGAAAAAATTGAGATAATCCCCAATGGAATTGATTTGACGAAATATAATACATCCGTTGACCGATGGGCAGTTAGAGGGCGTTACGGAGTTAGTCCCCATGAGAAACTGGTTCTCTGTGTAGGCCGATTAGTTCCTCAGAAAGGGATAGAGTATCTGATTCAGGCGATTCCTATGATAAGTCAACGTCGTCCAGAGGCGAAGTTCATCATTGTGGGTGATGGATGGTTGAGAGACCACCTTGAAGGCTTGGCTCAATCAACTGGATATCGATGGAAAACCATTTTTACAGGCTTCATTCCAGACTCAGAGGTTATAGCACTAATGACCAGTGCTGATGCTTTAGTTGTTCCCTCCATCTATGAACCATTTGGCATCGTTGCCCTAGAGGGAATGGCGGCAGGGGCTCCGGTGGTGGCAAGCCAGATAGGAGGCTTAGCAGAAGTGATTGAACATGATCGAACTGGGATTTTTGCACATTCGCGAAATCCAAGTTCAATTGCTTGGGGAGTTGACCACGTTTTATCCGATCCAGATCATTCGAAATGGTTAGCTCAAAACGCCAAAGAAATGGTGCAAAAAACTTATAGTTGGGAGGGAATCGCTACTAAGACTATCAAAGTTTATGAAGAAGTGACAGGATAG